TGATTTACCAAAGTGTTGTTTTCCAAGTAAATCTTGTCATGAACATGTTCACAGGGAGTTAACAGTTTGTGATAACTTACATTTTGATGAGAGTTTTTCAGGTTGCAATTTTCTAGATTGCTCAGTTTCTGCGTAAATGTATCTAAATTAAATAGAAAGATTAATTTGCCAGTTTTTGGAACACATACTACAGAAAAGAGATTCAGCTGTGCTTCATAGCAGTTTCTTCTGTCAGCAAAGATTCAGAGTGCGATCTTTCCTATTGTTCTGACAGGGAATAATGGCAGCTGGATGTTGTAAATGATGAAATGGCGACATGCTGTGGAGAGGAATCAGTGCATCTGATGACTATGTCTGAAAATAGAATAATTAGATGGTGGATTTAATTGCTCTACTCTATAAATAATCTCTCCTGACAGTTGTTAGTGTAGAGTGGGAAAGTAACCCTTGGTGGCATTGTCAtcattaacattacattttcattcaatGAAATTAACAGCCTACTACATCCCTTCAGCTTTAcagtgtcattaaaatcttCTTGAGCTAATACAtttaaatcctaaaaaaaaaaaataaaataaaaaataaataaattagcttTACGGGCCAAGACACAAGCCTGTTACTTTGGAAAgagttgtaaaaataaatgtacacttGAAACACTTCTTAGAAATCCCTGCATAATTGTAAAACTCTGGTCTTaagatataaataataataataatttccacATAACATGAACATAAAAGAGCTGactaaacaattaaaacatttattcttaGATCAGAATAAATGACTGACTAACTTTCTCCTAGACTTGTAAATCAGTTATCTCGAGGCCATCTAACCAAAACATATCACAAACCCTGCTCCTTTCCTTGCCTTGGAGTCTACCTACCTGTTCATGTCCCTTGGACATGGGGAAGATGACTGCCAGGATGCAGATGAGCTGGAAAATTGCACCCAGAAACAACCCATAGCGTAATATGCTCTCTAGAAAGGTAGGTTCTGGGACTTCTGGGGGGGACAAATCCAGTTCTGCAGACATGATGTTGCTTATTGGTGCTGGTCTGTTATGTTTTCCTCAGTGATTAATTTGTGAACAACAGATCTGTGAAAACAGGAGCATGCAAACCGGAAGATTAACATATGTTTTAGATGTAGTCACACCTACTACAGAGACACTAAGGCAAACTCTCATGCTGTGATGTTGTCCTGTGTCCACTCTGTGCTACACCTAAAAACATTAGATTTCCACGCTCATGCATTTCGCAAAAATGCTaactaacaattatttaaaGTGCTGCTGAATCTGCAGGTAATTTTATCAATTAATTGAATAAACATTTACGCTACGCCATAAAACCATAGTTATATCTTGTACTGTTTAATCTTCCAATGAGCACACCTAAAGAAACGTTTACTATAATATGTAGGCAAAAATTAACAGATGATTATATAGAGATTATTTGTCGGCGAACGACTTTTTGTATTAAGTGATATGTGTTAATCTAAGACAAAGAGAATGttgctaaaacaacaaataaaagtcaATACAAATGTGTACTCTGCTctgtttattttactaaaataacatacagtttttacaaatttaGGAGGCAGCAGAAAATCGGATACAATATAAAGGTAGCAAAACactgtttgtattttcttaTGTTAACGTTTCTTCAATGCACTTATTTGAGCAAAGCATGGGCataattttgtatattttgtatgtgtggCTGTAAACCAAAAACTTACCAGTGAGCGGAATGTTTCACTCTCTTTCCTTGTTCTAGGACTAGACGAAGTCGGGATAAATAATAACAGCTATAAACAACTTTAGCtaacaaaggaaaaagaaaagaagcttcCGCTTCTCGAAAATGACGTCACAAACATGCGACCAGCTTCAGACCGGGTAAATAATTTTTGGTTTGAATATGTCGCCCTCTGTCGTTTATGTTAAACCGTCGGTAATAAGAAACAGTAGAAAAGGGTTAGTATGAGACCCCAAGTGAAGTGTTTCACCTTAGACCAGGGGTGGTGAACTCTGGCCCATGCTTGTTTATGTTGCACTTTctaattgactgaacacacctgatccaggtagtcgCACTGGGCAGTGCAGAGatagtttttttaatccacCATGTTTTAGCTGTGGTTACATCTATTCACTGACAAGAATAGTATTCCTACTCGTAGACTTGACTTCAAGGACTGATACAGTATGATTCAACATTATACAAAAAGCAACTTGACATCTACCAGGCCTGGTAAGTAACTAAGTATATGTACTTAAATACAGTTACACTAAAGGACAACTTAGAGGTACTTGCACTTGAAAGTTAGTTCATTGTCGAGCTGAGATTTTTCCCACATAGTAACATAGCAATCTGCTAGATTAAACATGACTTATTTAACACTCAAAATCAGTTTTTCTAAATAAGAAATCTACTTTTTAAGTATGTTTAATCATATTTGAATTCTAAAATTGCTGCAAACACATTGGTTCATATATAGAGAACtgatttattatgaaatattttatacatgGTTATAAAGAGCAATTGTACAAACATATcaacagagagaagacagacagataaaaaaaaaggcatgtctGCTATATTTTCTACTTTACTAAGAATAACCTGTATGACAATATTAATGGCTTACAAAGTGAAAAGGAGGTGTTTTCGTTTTTGATGTACAATGATGTAGCTGAGGATTCTGGACAGCAAACCTTGTCTGCCACCAACCCAACTGAAATCTTTAATTGCATATCTCACAAGCTTCCTTTGAGATGACCGGTATGTTATATTTAGTGATCCTAAAGCCACACTAACTGCTTAAACTCTGGCTGTGATCGACATCAGCACTGATGCAGACCTTCTTTGTCACTCTCCACTGTGGCCTTTCAGGTCTCTTCTTATGATGTCGTTCACTGGAAAACATTCAGATAAGAAGAATGAGCCATTGTAACGCTGGgagcattgaaaaaaaaaaagctaaacaggACGAAGTCTGTCTTCTATTCTTAAACATTTCAATTGGATTATTCTTGCATTCAAAGCCCTCCTTTGATTTGTAACTTTCTTATATGTTACATGATACagttgtgaaaaacaaattctgtttCACTAAAATATGATatagttttaactttaattataCTTGGGATACGCATCTGCATTATGCCCTGAGATTAGTTATATTTGGGCATTTTGAGAGATGTCAGGAAATGAGAGGTCAGTGAGATGGGGTCCCCAGCAGACGTGAAGCAGGGATGCCTGTTGCTGGCACCATATATTGCTAAGCCACCAGGGTCTCACAAAGAGTCTAAACAGTTTAATGTTTACTTACATTCTCTGTCATACTGCAAAGCATTGTGATTAAATTAATGTCCAGTAGATGTCACTATTTTACTGAACACAGACTGTGGTAATGCCTGCACTGCAACAATTACCTTTCCTAACACAGATAAACATATTAACatttaggttttcttttttacagaatCAATATTATCATTGTTAAGATTAAATATAATGCTAAGAGAGCCTCAGACAGCTTCTGATGCGAACTACAAAATTAGTGTTGGTTCAGTGTTCACTCTTTGTGTGACTCCAGCCTGTATCAGAGACCAGAACAAAAGGCCACCTGCATTAATTTGCCTATACGCTAGatttcctgtttctttcttttatcttaGAAGTGAAAACATAAACTTTCTCACAAACAAGATTGAGGAACATTGTGTCATTGTGCTTTCACCTAATGAGCGGGGTGGGGGGTTATTTCTTTCTCCTTAATtaaccaaaaatacaaaagaaatcaTAAGCTGGTTGTACATATCATTTCAAATGAGTATGGGCATGCCCGAGAATCTTCTACAAGTGCATGTGATTGCGTGTGTCTTACAGAGTGAGAGTCAGATTGAAACAGATAGGAACGTGGATAGACGGACCCAACAGAAACCACATGGCAGGATTTGCAAGCGTAAAGTTGCAGTGTGCTTGTATGCATTGCAGAATGGACCACAAATACCCATCCCCCAGACTTTCCTATTTCactttacaaagttatttttagAGATTTTTCTAGAGGGTGTTCTCCATTTTTtagatgaaaaatataaaacatatgcTCTACAAATGagctaaacattttattaaatggcTTATCAagaacttcaaaaaaaaaaaagctcaaaaagTTTAGAGAAAGCAATCCTATTAGatcccatttaaaaaaactgagctAGAGATAGATTACATGTATTGCCAGCAGCCCTATATGTGTAgttgtacaaacacaaaatattagAGTTTCACAATAAGACTGATAAGACTGTGTATTCTGTCCTGTCACTTACCTAAACTGCAAGAATATTAGGAAGGGATTTATTATAACAGTAGTGTGaacaggaaaaaatataacAGCTCATAAAAATTTCCTCACAGTTTCTGTGGGCAACTCATTGTCACATGTCTATGATTTAGGGCAAAAAAACCTTTACTTTAGAATAGCTTCACTAAAAGGCAAACAAAACCTTGCCATCACAGAGAGGGACACAAGGTAATTATTGGAGGGATAACACTTACCTACCTTCTCTTCACTGACAAAAGTAGTTTTGCTAAAAATAAcaaccaaaaaaagaagaacttgagagagagagagagataagagGTGGTGCCTGTATGCCAAACAGGAAAAAGGTGAAAGAAAGATTTGAGGCATAGTGGGGAATCAGATGATGTTCAACAACCATTAGCACTTCTATTGAAGGACACTAAACCATTCACAGTAGGAGAACAGTATATTCATCTTTCATCTGATCTGTAATACTCACCATCCTCTAGGTAGGCATAGCTGAGGTTTTCTTGTTTGACTGTGACCCTCTCTGTAGTTGGTTCCTCATGGTTTCCTCGACATGGCTCTACTCTGCATCCAGCCTTAGCTTGAGCTTGACTTTGAATGTATCTTGAAGGAGGCGACTTCCCCAGAGGCAGCGACGTTTGCACAAAACTCTGATGTCTTGATGCCAAACAGGCCTCAAATGAATCGACAACCTGGGGACCTTCGCTCACTTTGCCCACGGGGGTTCTGGCACTGACACACTGACTAGGAGTAGAGATGGGGTGAGAGGCCAATGGTGAACCACCAAGGAGGGCAGAACCCCTGTTGCTGTAATGCTGGTCAGCAGTGTGGTACATGATGGGGCTGTTGATCAGATTGCTGGCTCTGGACTGGTAATAGAGTGGTTGGTCGTCCAAACGATCAGGTGTTAACATGCAGGCTCTGGGGTCTACAGTGGTTAGATGATACAGTGCTGGAGAAACATTCAAGGCTTCAAAGTTGTTGTCCTGCTCCAGGTGATGGTAGAGGGACTTCAATGAGACACCAGACACAGAGTGATTGTCTGAATATCTGTAAGAATTCAACTGATAATCATCCAGTGGTTCCGCTTTAatggctgtaacataaaaacaaagattatccttcaataaaatatgaattactGAAGATGATTGTAAATGTGTTCATTGGAGTACAGAAATGCTCCTATCTCCCTGCTAGAGGTTTCACAATGGTGTCTCAAGCTAAATGCTAATAGCAACA
This genomic interval from Channa argus isolate prfri chromosome 5, Channa argus male v1.0, whole genome shotgun sequence contains the following:
- the manbal gene encoding protein MANBAL isoform X1 translates to MSAELDLSPPEVPEPTFLESILRYGLFLGAIFQLICILAVIFPMSKGHEQQEEMESPEGKAAEQMKRPKGPAPQIRQKPKKESKKKR
- the manbal gene encoding protein MANBAL isoform X2 — encoded protein: MSAELDLSPPEVPEPTFLESILRYGLFLGAIFQLICILAVIFPMSKGHEQEEMESPEGKAAEQMKRPKGPAPQIRQKPKKESKKKR